The genomic DNA TCCGCCACCTGCGCCGCCCGCGCGCGGTTCTCCTCTCGCGCCTCGCGCTTGCCCGCGTACACCACCTTGCTCGCCAGCTCCGCGTTCACCTTCGACAGCTCGTCATCGTAGGGCGTCGCCACCGCCACCATGCCTCCGGTCTGGGACAAGGACTCGTAGCGCCCGTCCGTCGTCTTCGCGGCGTACTTCCAATGCGTCTCCGTCTCCGCGTCTCCGCCACAGCGCACCGTGTTCACCACGATGTGCTTCTCCGCCGCCTTCTTCACCCAGTGCTTGAAGTTCCAGTTGTCCTGGCGCTCGGCCGGGGGCGCGTCCCCCACCAGGAAGAGCAGCTTCATCGTCTCGCGCTTCTCATCCCAGGACAGCTTGGACACCGCCTCGCCGAGCCCCTGCCCCACATGCTCCGGCGTGTCCCCGCCGCCGTCCGCGTCCAGCTTGCGCAATTGCGTGAACAGGCTGTCCAGGTCCTCCGTGAGCTCGAAGCGCTTGGTGACGTACGTGTCGCCCACGTCCCGGTAGGCCACCAGTCCCACGCGCACCCGGGGCGTGGGCTTGCCCTGGGCGATGCGCGACGCGATGGAGAAGATCTTCTGCTTGGCCCCCTCAAGCAGTCCGCTCATCGAGCCCGTGGTGTCCAGGACGAAGACCAGATCGATCCGGGGCCGCTCCTGCTGGGACACGGGCGCGGGCGGAGGCGAGGGCTCGGCCTTCGGGGGAGGCGGAGCCTGGGTGGGCGCCGGCGCGGCCTGGCGGGGCGACGCCGGAGGAGGCGGAGCTTCCGTCTCCGCGAAGGCGAGGGGCAGAGCGAACGCGGAAAGGGCGAGCGCGGCCCCGGCGAGGGGGCGCGAGAAGGTCTTCAAGGTCATGGGAGGAGTCCGAGGCGAGTGCCGCGCGGGAAGCCCCGCGCGAGGTTGGACGCTGTAACGCACGAGCCGCCCGCCGGGTTTAACGCCGGTTGACGGAAAAACACCCTGGGTTTATAGGTTGTTCAACCAACTTATGAAGACCTCGCTGACGACGCCCTGGAAGCTCGGCCTGCTCACGAGCCTCT from Melittangium boletus DSM 14713 includes the following:
- a CDS encoding vWA domain-containing protein; translation: MTLKTFSRPLAGAALALSAFALPLAFAETEAPPPPASPRQAAPAPTQAPPPPKAEPSPPPAPVSQQERPRIDLVFVLDTTGSMSGLLEGAKQKIFSIASRIAQGKPTPRVRVGLVAYRDVGDTYVTKRFELTEDLDSLFTQLRKLDADGGGDTPEHVGQGLGEAVSKLSWDEKRETMKLLFLVGDAPPAERQDNWNFKHWVKKAAEKHIVVNTVRCGGDAETETHWKYAAKTTDGRYESLSQTGGMVAVATPYDDELSKVNAELASKVVYAGKREAREENRARAAQVAELAPEAAAERIQFLKTTRGVGKAAPAAVSSAPVVVGGAVDLTAKPEALASVKDDELPPELRALDAKEREAKVKQLAQERKALEEKAASLAAARDTWRAKNVAEKEDAFDANVMRGVKAKAAKHGLSY